From Polynucleobacter sp. MWH-P3-07-1:
CAATCAACACATCGCTGTGCTGCATTGCCATGTTGGCCTCGTAAGTACCGTGCATACCCAGCATGCCTAAAAACTGTGGGCTGGTTCCAGGAAAACCGCCCAAGCCCATCAAGGTATTGGTGACGGGATAACCTAGGAGGTCAGCGAATTCTTTTAACTCTGGCGCAGCATCGGCCAAGATGATGCCGCCACCGGTATAGATATAGGGACGCTCAGCCTCTTGCAATAAAGCAACGGCTTTGCGGATCTGTCCGCTGTGGCCCTTCACTACCGGGTTATACGAACGCATCTCTAGGGTTTCGGGGTAAACAAAAGGTCCCTTGGTTGCTGAGATATCTTTGGGAATATCGACCAAGACTGGGCCAGGTCTTCCAGTGCGTGCAATATGAAAAGCCTTCTTTAACACCAGAGGCAAATCTTTAATGTCTTTGACCAAGAAGTTGTGCTTTACGATTGGACGCGTAATACCAACGGTATCTGCTTCTTGGAAAGCATCTTCACCAATCGCATAAGTGGGGACGTTACCGCTAATGATCACCATCGGGATCGAGTCGGTATACGCGGTCGCAATTCCGGTAACAGCATTCGTTACGCCAGGACCGGATGTGACTAAAGCAACGCCAACCTTGCCGGTTGCGCGTGCATAGCCATCAGCCGCATGCACTGCTGCTTGCTCATGGCGAACCAGGATATGTTCAAACTTATCCTGTTTAAAAATTTCGTCGTAGATAAAAAGCACTGCTCCACCGGGATATCCCCAGACAAATTCAACGCCTTCTGCGTGCAAAGCATGCACAAGCATTTCGGCACCGATCATTTCTGGTGGAGGGGTTTTGGAGCTGGCTGAGTCTGGATTAGCTGTTTTAGCTAAAAATTCTGCGCTGCTTGTATTCATTTTCTTTCGTCCTTTGCAATTTTCGGCAAAAAATTGTTTGGTCTGTTCTGTCCCTGGCTTATGACCGGGGTTCGAACGGCGCTGCTACCAAAGAAAGCCACTTCTTGAATGATTTTCTCGGCAGTAAGCCCTCTATTCTATAGCAATCCCCTAAAATGACTCAATCCTTACCGACTCAGGTCTAAATCTTTGCATGGCATCAGCCCAAGAACTATCTGATTTTCTGAGCAGTGTTGAGCAGCGCGCTTTTAAACAAGCGGTCTACGCTGTGCGAGACGACGATGCTGCGCTGGACATTGTTCAAGATGCGATGATCAAATTGGCTGAAAAATACGGCGATCGGCCAGCCGCCGAACTCCCCCTGGTCTTTACTCGTATCCTCCAAAACCGGATTCATGACTGGTTTAGAAGGCAAAAGGTCAGAAATGCTTGGGTGACCCTATTTTCTAGTATGGGTAAAAAATCCGAGGAAAACGATGATTTTGACCCTTTAGAGCAACTTTCTGCCCCAGATGACAGCCAAATTCATCAGGATGGGTCTCAACGGCTGGAACAAAGTCAGCTTTTACAGGCCCTGGAGTCAGAAATATCTAAATTACCCGTCCGTCAACGAGAAGCCTTCCTCATGCGTTATTGGGATGAGCTCAGCATTTCTGATACCGCAAAAGCAATGAATTGTAGTGAAGGTAGTGTAAAAACACATTGTTCAAGAGCAACTCAGTCTTTGGCTAAAGCATTGAAATTAAAAGGAATTACCCTGTGAACCACAGCAAAATTGACAATTTGACCCCACTAGAAGCCGATCGCTTTGGTCAGGCCAGCGCTGCTCTTTTGCGTCAGGGAACCCAAAACTTACCTGCAAACATTAAAGACCGTCTTTATGCAGCACGCATGAAGGCGCTGTCACTGAGCAGAGCTAAAGTGCATGCTCGCTCTAACGTATTAGCCACTAATGCTGGTAACTGGTCATCACACTCGAGCACGCTCTGGGATGGCTTCAGATGGGCTGCACCCGTCGCCTTTTTGGTTCTGGGTCTTTATGGTATTGCTCAGTGGCAGCAAGATTCACGAATTAATGACATTGCCCAAGTCGATGCGGCCTTATTAACGGACGATGTTCCACCTGATGCCTATGCAGATAGCGGCTTTTTGAGCTTCTTAAAGAATGGCCCCCTATCAGACTCGGACTCTGATAGCGTAGATCCTTCGACTCACTAAGCCCATACTGGCTAAGCCAGCTTAATTCTGCGTATGCCCCACTCCCTCAAAAACCATCTTGCCAGTAGCCTAGTCCTGCTGGCTCTATGCTTTCTGGGGCCCGTTGGCTTAAGCAGCGCACAAGCCCAAAGCGCTGGAGCTGCCGGTGGTGCTCATGCAAAAGCAACTGGCGTTCCCGAGAAAACACCAGATGGCACTTGGGAAAACTTAAAACCGAGTCAACAATCAATGCTGGCCCCGCTAGAGGAAGACTGGGATTACCTCAACCCTGAAAGTCGCAAACGCTGGATTCAGGTTTCCAATCTTTACCCAAAGATGAGTGAATCAGAGCAACAGCGCCTGCAATCTAGGATGAAGAGTTGGTCAAATTTATCGCAAAAAGATCGTCGTACTGCCCGCGAGAACTACCTTGCCAGCCTGAAGTTTCCTGCAGACAAAAAAGCAGAGGCCTGGAGTGCCTATCAAAAACTGAGTGAGGAACAAAAAAAGAAATTAGCCAAGCTCGAAGAGGGGAAAAAGAAACCCAATGCCGTGAGCTCTCCAACCCTGACACAACATCCGGTAACTCAAAAGTCCGACATTGTCATCAAAGCTCCGCACAATCCGGCTAGCACGAGCACCGCCCCCGCTGAATCTAACAGCGAAAGCTCCTCAAACTCAAATCCCTATTGAGCTATTTGCATGACCCCTTCTGAGTTGAATGCATTACCTGCACCCCAGTTTTGGCGCAGAGTGTTTTGCAGCCTTTATGAACAGCTCGTTTTATTGGGCGTTGTGGCTTTGACTTTTTTATTGCCGAACCTAGCCCTAGGCATTTTGTTCGGAATTTCTTTGCCGAGCTGGCTGACTTTTTTATATCTGTATCTCGTGCTTGGGTTTTACTTTGTTTGGTACTGGACCAAGACGGGACAAACTTTAGCGATGCAAACCTGGCGCATCAGACTGATTGCTCTCAATGGAATGGCGCCGACCCGCATTCAAGCAATACGGCGTTACATTTATGGATCACTATGGCTTGCGCCTTGTATTGGTATCCAATACTGCTTTGATTTACATCGCTGGCAAATTATTGAGATGCTATTTTTTGTGGCGCTCTTTTTGTGGCCACTCAGCATCTTCTTGGATCGAGTAAGTCCATTACAGCGTCAAGGACTTCCCGATCGGTTGGCAGGTACGCGTCAAGTCGTTCTACCAACAAATCGGGTCACACTGATCTGACTTACTGCCCCAAAGGCTTTGGCAATTTCGCAGCGTACTTATTCAGCTCTACTTCGTATAGCTTCAAGATCTGCGCCAAGGCTTCTTGCTGACCCTGAACAAGTGCTTCTGGGGTGTTATTCGTCAAAGCAACTCGCTTGGTATAGCGATTATTTCCAATCACCGGCTTTTCATTACCTGCTGTTGTTACGGTGAGGAAGAACTCGACTGTTACAACAGCCTCTGGTCGAACTCGGTAGTCACCATAAAACTCTTCTACGCTAGCCTGCAAGGTATAAAAAGGAAAGAAGCTGGTGTTCTGCCCCACTGTCATTGCAAACATATTGGCCTGGTTCATCCACTGACGAGTAGCATTGGAGACCATCTCATTTGGTAATGTGGCATAGACGTTATAGAAGTCTTTCTCATAACGGTTATCACCCAAGCGATAGACCAGAGATTTACCATCAAATGGTGGCGTTACTGAAACTGTGCCCATCCGTAACCAAATATCCGTACGAGCTTGATAAGTAGGGCCCGTTCTCACAGGGGCCACTAACCAGCTATTGGTCTCGATGGGTGGGCGATTTGGTAAAGAGCAGGCCAATAATGTGCAGGCCGATGCAGCACAGAGGATGAACTTCAACGTATTGGCACTCATGATGTGATTGAATCTCATTTTTGACCTCCCGCAGCGCTACCGCTTTGTGTTCCATTCATGGGCAGAATAATTTTTGGTGGAGGCTCCCCCCAAATAAGGGTGGCAGGCGAGCGACTGGCAATCCGCGACAACTCATTGAGTTGTTCGGTCGTTTGACGAATATTTTCCATGGAGATTTCTGTATTGCCTTGAACACTCGTGAGAGTCTGACGCAAAGAGACCATTGAGCCAATCAGCTCTCTGGTTAAGACTTCTAGCTCACCTTTATCTGTCACCTTAGCAATCCGTTCCAGGACGACATTGAGTTCTTGCACCGACTTCACAACACCCTGATTTCCTTTGCCATCGCCAGCCATCAGCACGTTGAGGTTGGTCAATAAGGCGTTAAATTTTTGCTGGGTTTCTTGTATGTCGGCTTTGCTCAATGAATCCACAATCTTCTGTAGCCCAGAAAGAATTTCATCAGCCTGACTTGGCAATGAAGGGATCTCAAAATACTCCGGTTTCCATGGAAATTTTAGCGGTGGATACATTTCTGCAGAAGAGTGCGATGCAAAGTCAAACTCAACATAGTTCACACCCGTAATCCCCATCGACTTCACGCGAGTACGAAGACGATCCTGTACAAAGGTATTCAGACTTTCTTGATCGATCTTATCGCCAAAGATTTGCATCCGGATCACCACATATTCTTTGCGCTCCGTAATCGGAGTTTCTTTCTCATACATATCGCCAGATAAGCCGACTAAAGTAACTTGTCCAATCTTGACCCCCCGAAAACGAACGGGAGCACCAACATCCAAGCCAGTGACAGACTGTTTGACGTAGGTTTCCACCATGAAGGAGGGTTTGAACAAGCGCCCGCCGCCAAAGATCAGAATAATGGCAATCAAAACAGCGATGGCACTGAGTACAAACGCACCTAAGCGAAAATAATTGGGATTGGCATTGTTAGTCATGCGACTTCCTTACTCATAATGCGGTTAAAGAATTGATGGACGCGAGGGTCGGGGCTGGAATCTCGTAATACCTTGGGATCACCCTCGGCAATAATACTTTTGGTCTTTTTATCTAGCATGATGACTTTATCGGCAATGGCGTAGATGCTCGCCAACTCATGAGAAACAATCACAAAGGTAAAACCGAGATTTTTAGATAAATCCAAGATGGTACTGTCCAGATCTGCTGAGGTAATTGGATCAAGACCTGCAGAAGGCTCATCCAAGAACAGAATCTTCGGATCCAATGCCATCGCACGCGCAATGGCAGCGCGCTTTTGCATACCACCACTAATCTCGTTTGGCATATAGCTTTCATAGGGCAGCAAACCAACTAAATCGAGCTTACAACGTGCCAAGAGCTTCATTTGGTCTTGCGTCAACTGGGTGTACTCTTCCATAAAGAGTGTCACGTTATCCAAGAGATTCATTGAGCCAAATAAAGCGCCTTGCTGGTACATCATGCCAAAGCTCGTCATAATTTTTTGTCGCTCGGCACCGACTGCAGTCGTAATGTTCTGCCCTTCAATCAAGACATCACCAGCCAAGGGTTGATGTAGGCCGTTGAGATTGGTTAATAGGCTCGATTTTCCACAACCCGAGCCGCCGAGAATCACAAAGATTTCGCCAGCGTTCACGGAGAAATTGAGGTTCTGGAGCAAAATATTTGAGCCATAACCTACGGTCAGGTTCTGCACATCAATGGCTGGTGTGTTTGTCATCAGAAGCCCGTCTTATAAGAAATGAAGGCAAAGATGCCATCCACCAACACGATTAACACAATACTGCTCACGACTGCCCGCGTTGCAGAGATACCCACCGCTGCAGCGCCAGTGCCCGTTTGCATGCCGCGCAGACAGCCGACCGCTGAAACGACCACACCAAACAGCGTCGCCTTAATCAAGCCAGAGAAGATATCTTCTATACCAACTACCTGCAGCATGCCGTTATAGAAATTCACCATGGGTACGCCATAAATAACGAGGGTGAGCGCTGAAGAAAAGACGCTCACAAGATCAGCAAATAAAGTCAGAATTGGTGTTACCAAAATACCCGCCAACACCCGGGGTACGATCAAGAAACGGACTGGGCTTAGACCGCCGGTCACTAGAGCATCCACTTCATTGTTCACCGTCATCGTGCCGATCTCGGCAGCAAACGCAGCAGAGGAACGGCCAGCCAATAAGATCGCGGTGATCAATGGTCCGAGTTCGCGGAAAATGCCGAGAGAAACTAAGGGCCCCACAAAAGAGATGGCGCCAAACTGTTGCATACCAATGGCGGATTGAAAGGACAAAATCACGCCAATCAGAAAGGCCACTAAACCTACAATCGGCAAGGCCGCAATACCAGCTTGAACAGCGGCATTCACAAAATCGCCCCAACGGACTTTAGCGGGATTGCATACCGACCACACTAAGTCTGATGCGAGGTGTCCAGTAAAAGAAATTAAGCCTACTGAATCATCCAAAAGATTTTGGGTCGCCATTCCGGTGCTGACTACAAAACTTCTTTTTGGCTTTACAGCTGCAGGGGGGAACAAATTACCAATCGGCTCAAATTCTTTGAGGAGCGGTTGATAGCGCGCATCCAGTCCAATGATCTCAAATTGACCACTGGCATTTTTTTGCGCCTGCTCAAGATCGATCAAAAAAGCAAATCCGGAGCCATCCAATGAAGTGACTTGGCTGGCATCAAATGAGAGTGCAGGATTTTTAGCCTTGGTCTGTGCTAACCAGAGATCCTGCTTTTGGCGAATGTCTGTCCAAGTGTGCGCCAAGGTGTAGACATTGACCTGCCCTTTCAGGGCCACTTTGGCATGCAGGGGGTCGAGTAAAGTCCATTCAGCTACTGGTGAATCGAGGTTTTGTTCTAATGGGCCGGGAATGGTCTGAGAAACGCTCATGGCCTAACTATAAGGGATCTCGATGACTCCCATAAGGAAAAGGGCCCAGTTTTTACACTAGGCCCTTGATATTTTGGTGCGGCTGGCAGGAATTGAACCCACGACCCCTTGGTTCGTAGCCAAGTACTCTATCCAGCTGAGCTACAGCCGCAACAGCCATAATTATGCCATGGAAGAGAAGAACTACATCACACCCACTGGTCACGAACGGATCAAAACTGAGCTTTTGCAGCTTTTAGACGTCGAACGTCCCGAGATTGTGAAGGTAGTCCATTGGGCAGCCTCCAACGGAGATCGCTCTGAAAATGGCGACTACATCTATGGAAAAAAACGTTTACGGGAAATTGATCGCCGAATTCGCTTCCTGAATCAACGACTAGAATTCGCCGTGGTGGTAGATAACGCTGCCCGCAAATCGGGAGAAGCTGATGCAGAGCAGATCTTCTTTGGCGCCACTGTGAGCTATGCTGCACTCGAAGGAAAAGATGCTGGGAAAGAAACCCGCATCACGATTGTCGGAGTAGATGAAGTCGATTTAGATAGAGGCAATGTGAGCTGGGTCTCACCGATTGCAAAAGCACTGATCAAAGCCAGATTGGGTGACTGCGTCAAGATTCAGACACCTACTGGTCTGACTGAGATTGAAATCTTAGATGTGCAGTATCTTTGACACTGCCTATTTATTCTGAGCGTGTCCGTATTACGCGCATGACATCGTGATTAGAGCGCAAGTTGCGCATCACCTTAGATAGGTGCAAACGGTCAGATACTTGAATCGTAAAGCGGATCACTACAGAATCTTCTTTATAACGATCGTCCATCGAGACATTCAAAATATTGGAATCGGCTGAGGTAATGCTACTGGCCACTCGAGCGAGTACGCCCTTGCCTTGGTGAGTATCGACCGCCAGATCGACTTCGAATTCGCGATGAATATCCTTACCCCACTCCACCTCAACCCATTTATCGCCATCTTTCGAGAGCATACGCAAGGCATGGGGGCAATCATTAGTATGAATGCGCAGACCCTCGCCTTTACCGAGGTAGCCAATAATGTTGTCACCGGGGATGGGATGACAACAGCTCTGGAAGCTAATGGAATTGCCTTCGCGGCCATCCACAATGATGGCTTGACGCTGATGAGAATAGGAAGGCTCAATCTGGGTAGCAGCCCAATCGGCAGCATCTAAACGCATTTGCTCGCCCACACCCTCCTCATCGAGCAGAATCTTCAAACGAATCGCAAGCTCTTGGGGTGAGCGTCGTCCGAGTGCGATATTGACGCAGGCCTCTTCGCGAGTTTTATCACCCGTCCAATGGAGTAATTTTTCCCAAACCTCGGCAGTCAATAAAGCAGCATCCACTCCTTGCTGGCGTAAGGCGCTCATCAAAAGCCGCTCGCCCAATTGCAGGGATTCAGAATAATGTTTGGTTTTTAAGGAATGACGAATGGCTGCGCGTGCTTTACCCGTGCGGACAAAGGCTAGCCAGCCAGGGTTAGGTTGTGAGCTAGCGGAAGTCACCACCTCAATAATATCGCCGTTCTTAAGCTCACTGCGCAGCGGTAATTGCAGACCGTTAATCTTGACTGCGACACAGGTATTACCAAGATCGCTATGAATCGAGTAAGCAAAGTCAAGCGCAGTGGCACCACGCGGTAAGGCACGGATATGCCCCTTAGGCGTAAAGACATATACCGCATCGGGGAACAAATCAATCTTGACATGCTCCAGGAACTCTTGCGGGTCGCCACTGCTATCCTGAATATCAATCAGCGATTGCAACCATTGGTGGGCTCGGTTCTGCACCTCACTCATATCAGGTGCGCCATCTTTATAGGCCCAGTGGGCTGCGACGCCAGCCTCGGCTACCGCATGCATATCACTCGTACGAATCTGAAACTCTACAGGAACACCTGAGGGTCCAATCAGGGTCGTATGCAAGGATTGATAGCCATTGAGTTTTGGGATGGCAATGTAATCTTTGAACTTCCCTGGCATGGGCTTAAAGAGTGCATGCAAAATACCGAGAGCGCGGTAACACTCGTCGATGGAGCTGACAGTGACGCGGAATGCATAGACATCCAGCACTTGAGAAAAATTCACATGCTTTGCGCGCATTTTGGAATAAATACTGAACAGGGTTTTCTCGCGCCCCTGTAAGTCGACTACTAAATCGGATTTGGCAAACGCCATACGCGTGGATTGCAGAATTTTTTCCACCATCTCTTTGCGATTACCACGCGCCCGTTTAACGGCCTTCTCAATAACTCGGAAACGCATCGGCATTGAGTAGCGGAAACTGAGATCTTGTAATTCACGATAGATGAGGTTGAGGCCCAGGCGATGGGCAATCGGCGCATAAATTTCAATTGTCTCGGCAGCAACTCGGCGGCGCTTTTCCATCGGCACTGCATCCAAGGTCCGCATATTGTGAGTGCGGTCCGCTAGCTTGACCAAAATGACCCGCACGTCCCTAGCCATCGCCATGAACATTTTGCGAAAGCTCTCTGCTTGCGCTTCTGCATGACTTTGGAACTCGAGTTTGTCGAGCTTAGTTAAGCCTTCAACGAGTTCCGCAACCTTCGCCCCAAAACGCTCAACCAATTCCGCTTTGGTTGAACCGGTATCCTCAATGACATCGTGCATTAACGCAGCCATGATCGAGGCTGCGTCTAATTTCCACGAGGCACATAACTCAGCAACAGCAACTGGATGGGTAATATAGGGTTCACCGCTATGACGGTATTGACCTAAGTGGGCTGCATCAGAATACTGAAATGCCTTTTTGATTTGGCTAATCTCATCAGGCTTGAGATAGGTCAACTTATTGAGAAGGCTCTCAATGGAAACAACTTGGTGCTTGAGTGGCAGAGCAGGCGCAGAAGTCGGGCCAAATAAATGGCGACTCGATTGCGCCAACAGAGTCGCAATAATCGATTTCTTACCTGCCTGTGCTTCTAATGAATTTTGGGGATCAAGCAATTCTGCTTGCCCAGAAACTACGCCGGAGGATTCCGAGGCGCTTGAGGCCCTGCTTTTAAGACTGAGAGGGAGCTCCACACCGGAACTCCTAATTTATAGAGGTACTTTGGTCAACATGTCACGGTCGGTTACACCAGCGGCAACTTCGCGTAATGCAACTACGGTTGCTTTATCTCTGGACTCAACGCGTGGGGAGTGACCTTGAACCAATTGGCGAGCACGATAGGTGGCAGCCAGAACCAGTTCAAAACGGTTAGGAATGGTTTTAAGACAATCTTCTACAGTAATACGGGCCATGCTGAACTCACTTCGTTTTTAGCTTCAATACCGATAGGATAACTGATTACACCCCAAGGCGCCTTAAAAGCACGGGGTTGCGCGCCATCACAGGGCCTGAGCGTAAGCGACTCGCTGCCAGAATATGGCGTAAATCGGCCAAGGCTTGCTCAAAGGCATCATTGATCACAATGAAATTGGCTTCATGGGCGTGCTGGAGCTCGATATGGGCGGCAGCCAAGCGTCTTTCAATGGTCGCCTCATCATCCTGCCCTCTTTTACGCAAACGCTCCTCAAGGGCTTCGATGGAGGGGGGAAAAATAA
This genomic window contains:
- a CDS encoding ABC transporter ATP-binding protein, producing MTNTPAIDVQNLTVGYGSNILLQNLNFSVNAGEIFVILGGSGCGKSSLLTNLNGLHQPLAGDVLIEGQNITTAVGAERQKIMTSFGMMYQQGALFGSMNLLDNVTLFMEEYTQLTQDQMKLLARCKLDLVGLLPYESYMPNEISGGMQKRAAIARAMALDPKILFLDEPSAGLDPITSADLDSTILDLSKNLGFTFVIVSHELASIYAIADKVIMLDKKTKSIIAEGDPKVLRDSSPDPRVHQFFNRIMSKEVA
- a CDS encoding bifunctional (p)ppGpp synthetase/guanosine-3',5'-bis(diphosphate) 3'-pyrophosphohydrolase, translating into MLDPQNSLEAQAGKKSIIATLLAQSSRHLFGPTSAPALPLKHQVVSIESLLNKLTYLKPDEISQIKKAFQYSDAAHLGQYRHSGEPYITHPVAVAELCASWKLDAASIMAALMHDVIEDTGSTKAELVERFGAKVAELVEGLTKLDKLEFQSHAEAQAESFRKMFMAMARDVRVILVKLADRTHNMRTLDAVPMEKRRRVAAETIEIYAPIAHRLGLNLIYRELQDLSFRYSMPMRFRVIEKAVKRARGNRKEMVEKILQSTRMAFAKSDLVVDLQGREKTLFSIYSKMRAKHVNFSQVLDVYAFRVTVSSIDECYRALGILHALFKPMPGKFKDYIAIPKLNGYQSLHTTLIGPSGVPVEFQIRTSDMHAVAEAGVAAHWAYKDGAPDMSEVQNRAHQWLQSLIDIQDSSGDPQEFLEHVKIDLFPDAVYVFTPKGHIRALPRGATALDFAYSIHSDLGNTCVAVKINGLQLPLRSELKNGDIIEVVTSASSQPNPGWLAFVRTGKARAAIRHSLKTKHYSESLQLGERLLMSALRQQGVDAALLTAEVWEKLLHWTGDKTREEACVNIALGRRSPQELAIRLKILLDEEGVGEQMRLDAADWAATQIEPSYSHQRQAIIVDGREGNSISFQSCCHPIPGDNIIGYLGKGEGLRIHTNDCPHALRMLSKDGDKWVEVEWGKDIHREFEVDLAVDTHQGKGVLARVASSITSADSNILNVSMDDRYKEDSVVIRFTIQVSDRLHLSKVMRNLRSNHDVMRVIRTRSE
- a CDS encoding MlaD family protein, with product MTNNANPNYFRLGAFVLSAIAVLIAIILIFGGGRLFKPSFMVETYVKQSVTGLDVGAPVRFRGVKIGQVTLVGLSGDMYEKETPITERKEYVVIRMQIFGDKIDQESLNTFVQDRLRTRVKSMGITGVNYVEFDFASHSSAEMYPPLKFPWKPEYFEIPSLPSQADEILSGLQKIVDSLSKADIQETQQKFNALLTNLNVLMAGDGKGNQGVVKSVQELNVVLERIAKVTDKGELEVLTRELIGSMVSLRQTLTSVQGNTEISMENIRQTTEQLNELSRIASRSPATLIWGEPPPKIILPMNGTQSGSAAGGQK
- a CDS encoding RDD family protein, whose protein sequence is MTPSELNALPAPQFWRRVFCSLYEQLVLLGVVALTFLLPNLALGILFGISLPSWLTFLYLYLVLGFYFVWYWTKTGQTLAMQTWRIRLIALNGMAPTRIQAIRRYIYGSLWLAPCIGIQYCFDLHRWQIIEMLFFVALFLWPLSIFLDRVSPLQRQGLPDRLAGTRQVVLPTNRVTLI
- a CDS encoding ABC transporter permease; amino-acid sequence: MSVSQTIPGPLEQNLDSPVAEWTLLDPLHAKVALKGQVNVYTLAHTWTDIRQKQDLWLAQTKAKNPALSFDASQVTSLDGSGFAFLIDLEQAQKNASGQFEIIGLDARYQPLLKEFEPIGNLFPPAAVKPKRSFVVSTGMATQNLLDDSVGLISFTGHLASDLVWSVCNPAKVRWGDFVNAAVQAGIAALPIVGLVAFLIGVILSFQSAIGMQQFGAISFVGPLVSLGIFRELGPLITAILLAGRSSAAFAAEIGTMTVNNEVDALVTGGLSPVRFLIVPRVLAGILVTPILTLFADLVSVFSSALTLVIYGVPMVNFYNGMLQVVGIEDIFSGLIKATLFGVVVSAVGCLRGMQTGTGAAAVGISATRAVVSSIVLIVLVDGIFAFISYKTGF
- the greB gene encoding transcription elongation factor GreB, which codes for MEEKNYITPTGHERIKTELLQLLDVERPEIVKVVHWAASNGDRSENGDYIYGKKRLREIDRRIRFLNQRLEFAVVVDNAARKSGEADAEQIFFGATVSYAALEGKDAGKETRITIVGVDEVDLDRGNVSWVSPIAKALIKARLGDCVKIQTPTGLTEIEILDVQYL
- a CDS encoding RNA polymerase sigma factor translates to MASAQELSDFLSSVEQRAFKQAVYAVRDDDAALDIVQDAMIKLAEKYGDRPAAELPLVFTRILQNRIHDWFRRQKVRNAWVTLFSSMGKKSEENDDFDPLEQLSAPDDSQIHQDGSQRLEQSQLLQALESEISKLPVRQREAFLMRYWDELSISDTAKAMNCSEGSVKTHCSRATQSLAKALKLKGITL
- a CDS encoding DUF3106 domain-containing protein → MPHSLKNHLASSLVLLALCFLGPVGLSSAQAQSAGAAGGAHAKATGVPEKTPDGTWENLKPSQQSMLAPLEEDWDYLNPESRKRWIQVSNLYPKMSESEQQRLQSRMKSWSNLSQKDRRTARENYLASLKFPADKKAEAWSAYQKLSEEQKKKLAKLEEGKKKPNAVSSPTLTQHPVTQKSDIVIKAPHNPASTSTAPAESNSESSSNSNPY
- a CDS encoding DUF3619 family protein, which gives rise to MNHSKIDNLTPLEADRFGQASAALLRQGTQNLPANIKDRLYAARMKALSLSRAKVHARSNVLATNAGNWSSHSSTLWDGFRWAAPVAFLVLGLYGIAQWQQDSRINDIAQVDAALLTDDVPPDAYADSGFLSFLKNGPLSDSDSDSVDPSTH
- a CDS encoding membrane integrity-associated transporter subunit PqiC; its protein translation is MRFNHIMSANTLKFILCAASACTLLACSLPNRPPIETNSWLVAPVRTGPTYQARTDIWLRMGTVSVTPPFDGKSLVYRLGDNRYEKDFYNVYATLPNEMVSNATRQWMNQANMFAMTVGQNTSFFPFYTLQASVEEFYGDYRVRPEAVVTVEFFLTVTTAGNEKPVIGNNRYTKRVALTNNTPEALVQGQQEALAQILKLYEVELNKYAAKLPKPLGQ
- the rpoZ gene encoding DNA-directed RNA polymerase subunit omega, which produces MARITVEDCLKTIPNRFELVLAATYRARQLVQGHSPRVESRDKATVVALREVAAGVTDRDMLTKVPL
- a CDS encoding acetolactate synthase 3 catalytic subunit, whose amino-acid sequence is MNTSSAEFLAKTANPDSASSKTPPPEMIGAEMLVHALHAEGVEFVWGYPGGAVLFIYDEIFKQDKFEHILVRHEQAAVHAADGYARATGKVGVALVTSGPGVTNAVTGIATAYTDSIPMVIISGNVPTYAIGEDAFQEADTVGITRPIVKHNFLVKDIKDLPLVLKKAFHIARTGRPGPVLVDIPKDISATKGPFVYPETLEMRSYNPVVKGHSGQIRKAVALLQEAERPYIYTGGGIILADAAPELKEFADLLGYPVTNTLMGLGGFPGTSPQFLGMLGMHGTYEANMAMQHSDVLIAIGARFDDRVIGNTEHFASHPRKIIHIDIDPSVISKRVKVDVPIVGNLKEVLQEMTAQLKAAGPLKNDAKLAAWWAQINEWRKKDCLKYDEQSQIVKPQYVIQKLWELTGGDAFICSDVGQHQMWAAQFYKFDKPRRWINSGGLGTMGVGLPYAMGIKKAFPDKDVFTVTGEGSIQMCIQELSTCKQYNTPVKIVSLNNRYLGMVRQWQELTYNKRYSSSYMDSLPDFVKLAEAFGHVGMRIEKKSDVEGALKEAIRLKDRTVFMDFQTDPEENVWPMVQAGKGISEMLLGSEDL